A window of the Magnetococcales bacterium genome harbors these coding sequences:
- a CDS encoding type IV pilus twitching motility protein PilT, whose product MSKKVDISELLAFSVRNKASDLHISAGMPPLIRVDGEIRRIDVPPLDADEVKGMVYDIMNDKQRKQFEEEYECDFSFAVPNLARFRVNAFNQQRGPAAVFRTIPSEILSLEQLNCPEIFKEFAETPRGLVLVTGPTGSGKSTTLAAMIDYKNKNEYGHILTMEDPIEFVHESKKCLINQREVHRDTKTFAAALRSALREDPDVILVGEMRDLETIRLALTAAETGHLVFGTLHTTSAAKTIDRIVDVFPAAEKDMIRTMLSESVRAIISQNLLKKKGGGRVAAHEILVGTPAIRNLIRENKVAQMYSSIQTGRALGMQTLEQCLQELLNKGLITKEAARDKANIKDGFK is encoded by the coding sequence ATGTCCAAAAAAGTCGATATTTCCGAACTTCTGGCCTTCAGTGTGCGCAACAAGGCCTCGGATCTCCACATCTCCGCCGGCATGCCTCCCCTCATCCGAGTGGACGGGGAAATCCGTCGCATCGACGTGCCGCCTCTGGACGCCGACGAGGTCAAGGGCATGGTGTACGATATCATGAACGACAAACAGCGCAAACAATTTGAAGAAGAGTACGAATGCGACTTCTCCTTCGCGGTGCCCAATCTGGCCCGGTTCCGCGTCAACGCCTTCAATCAGCAGCGGGGACCGGCGGCGGTGTTCCGCACCATTCCCTCGGAGATCTTAAGCCTGGAACAGCTCAACTGCCCGGAGATCTTCAAGGAGTTCGCCGAGACCCCCCGCGGACTGGTGCTGGTCACCGGTCCCACCGGCTCGGGCAAGTCCACCACCCTGGCCGCCATGATCGACTACAAGAACAAAAACGAATACGGTCACATCCTCACCATGGAGGATCCCATCGAGTTCGTCCACGAGTCAAAAAAATGTCTCATCAACCAGCGTGAGGTCCATCGGGACACCAAAACCTTTGCCGCCGCCCTGCGTTCGGCCCTGCGCGAGGATCCAGACGTGATCCTGGTGGGGGAAATGCGGGATCTGGAAACCATTCGACTGGCCCTGACCGCCGCCGAAACTGGCCATCTGGTTTTCGGCACCCTGCACACCACCTCCGCGGCCAAGACCATCGACCGTATCGTGGATGTCTTCCCAGCGGCGGAAAAAGACATGATCCGCACCATGCTCTCCGAATCGGTACGGGCGATCATCTCGCAGAATCTGTTGAAGAAAAAAGGCGGCGGACGGGTCGCGGCCCACGAAATCCTGGTCGGCACCCCGGCGATCCGCAACCTGATCCGCGAAAACAAGGTGGCCCAGATGTACTCCTCCATCCAGACCGGTCGCGCCCTGGGCATGCAAACATTGGAACAATGCTTGCAAGAACTACTGAACAAGGGACTCATCACCAAAGAGGCCGCCCGTGACAAGGCCAACATCAAGGACGGGTTCAAATAA
- a CDS encoding PilT/PilU family type 4a pilus ATPase, whose amino-acid sequence MERDQAIKFMLDALKTMLAKGGSDLFITTGFPPAAKLDGKMTPLAKAPLDASQSLMLVRAIMNDRQIKEFDATKECNFAINPPGVGRFRVNAFVQQGQAGMVLRTITTDIPDFDKLGLPPVLKDVVMSKTGLVLVVGGTGSGKSTTLAAMLGIRNRDSYDHIITIEDPIEYVHPHVNCMITQREVGVDTLSWHAALKNTLRQAPSVILIGEIRDQETMEHAINFAETGHLALSTLHANSANQTLDRIINMFPSEKRHQLLMDLSLNLRAIVSQRLVKKKGGGRVAAIEIMLRSPLIADLIFKGEVAGIKEIMGKSNDLGMKTFDQALFDLYEADLITYEDALRNADSANELRLRVKLESKGAKKGDINEGLDRLALTRKDDE is encoded by the coding sequence ATGGAACGCGACCAGGCCATCAAATTCATGCTCGACGCCCTGAAAACCATGCTTGCCAAAGGCGGCTCCGACCTGTTCATCACCACCGGATTTCCGCCAGCCGCCAAGCTCGACGGCAAGATGACCCCCCTGGCCAAAGCCCCCCTGGACGCCTCCCAAAGCCTGATGCTGGTCCGCGCCATCATGAACGATCGCCAGATCAAGGAGTTCGACGCCACCAAGGAGTGCAACTTCGCCATCAATCCGCCGGGTGTGGGCCGCTTCCGGGTCAACGCCTTTGTCCAGCAGGGACAGGCGGGCATGGTGCTGAGAACCATCACCACCGACATTCCGGATTTCGACAAACTCGGCCTGCCCCCGGTACTCAAGGATGTGGTCATGAGCAAAACCGGACTGGTGCTGGTGGTGGGTGGAACCGGCTCGGGCAAGTCCACCACGTTGGCAGCCATGCTCGGCATCCGCAACCGGGACAGCTACGATCACATCATCACCATCGAAGACCCCATCGAATACGTCCATCCCCACGTCAACTGCATGATCACCCAACGGGAAGTGGGGGTGGATACCCTCAGTTGGCACGCGGCCCTCAAGAATACCTTGCGTCAGGCCCCCAGCGTGATCCTCATCGGCGAAATCCGCGATCAGGAGACCATGGAACACGCCATCAACTTCGCCGAAACCGGCCATCTGGCCCTCTCCACCCTCCACGCCAACAGCGCCAACCAGACCCTGGACCGGATCATCAACATGTTCCCGAGCGAAAAGCGTCATCAACTGCTCATGGATCTGTCGCTGAATTTGCGGGCCATCGTCTCCCAGCGACTGGTCAAGAAGAAAGGCGGTGGACGGGTGGCGGCCATCGAGATCATGCTGCGTTCGCCGCTGATCGCCGATCTGATTTTCAAAGGGGAGGTGGCAGGCATCAAGGAGATCATGGGCAAGTCCAACGACCTGGGGATGAAGACCTTTGATCAGGCACTGTTCGACCTCTACGAAGCCGACCTGATCACCTACGAAGACGCCCTGCGCAACGCCGACTCCGCCAACGAACTGCGTCTGCGGGTCAAGCTGGAAAGCAAAGGGGCCAAAAAAGGGGACATCAACGAAGGACTCGACCGCCTCGCCCTGACCCGCAAAGACGACGAGTGA
- a CDS encoding PilT/PilU family type 4a pilus ATPase, with product MNLTPYLKLMIEKGASDLFFTSGATVRMKLDGRLAVVGKELLTAEMIDQAAQGIMDEAQFDFYKKNLEIDFAIALGDEGRFRVNAFHQKNQPAMVLRYIRSQIPTLEQLKVPPVLAELILNKRGLLLMVGGTGSGKSTTLAAMVDHRNSSIGGHILTIEDPVEFVHPHKKSIVNQREVGIDTHSYAKALKSSLREAPDVILIGEIRDRETMEAAMELAGTGHLAISTLHANNAYQALTRIINLFPQALHPQLFMDLSLYLRAILSQRLVPSLDGKRRAAVEVMINTPHIAELILKGEIDAIKESMAETSVKGMQTFDQALFNLYKEGAVSMEEALNSADSRANLEAKIHFG from the coding sequence ATGAACCTGACCCCCTATCTCAAGCTCATGATCGAAAAAGGGGCCTCGGATCTCTTTTTCACCAGCGGGGCCACGGTGCGCATGAAACTCGATGGCCGTCTGGCCGTGGTGGGCAAGGAACTGCTCACCGCCGAGATGATCGATCAGGCGGCCCAGGGGATCATGGATGAGGCGCAATTCGATTTTTACAAGAAAAACCTGGAAATCGACTTCGCCATCGCCCTGGGAGACGAAGGACGTTTCCGGGTCAACGCCTTTCACCAGAAAAACCAGCCGGCCATGGTGCTGCGCTACATCCGCTCCCAGATTCCCACGCTGGAGCAGTTGAAAGTCCCTCCGGTGCTGGCGGAACTCATCTTGAACAAGCGGGGACTGCTGCTGATGGTGGGGGGCACCGGATCGGGCAAATCCACGACCCTCGCGGCCATGGTGGATCACCGCAACAGCAGCATCGGGGGCCACATCCTCACCATCGAAGATCCAGTGGAGTTTGTCCATCCCCACAAAAAATCCATCGTCAACCAACGGGAGGTGGGCATCGATACCCACTCCTACGCCAAGGCCCTGAAAAGCAGCCTGCGGGAGGCTCCGGACGTGATCCTGATCGGCGAAATCCGCGACCGGGAGACCATGGAAGCCGCCATGGAACTGGCGGGCACCGGCCATCTGGCCATCTCCACCCTGCACGCCAACAACGCCTATCAGGCCCTGACCCGCATCATCAACCTGTTTCCCCAGGCGTTGCATCCCCAGTTGTTCATGGATCTCTCCTTGTATCTGCGGGCGATCCTCTCCCAACGGTTGGTGCCGAGCCTCGACGGCAAACGCCGCGCCGCGGTGGAGGTGATGATCAATACTCCCCACATCGCGGAGTTGATTCTCAAAGGAGAAATCGACGCCATCAAGGAGTCCATGGCCGAAACCAGCGTCAAAGGGATGCAGACGTTCGATCAGGCCCTGTTCAATCTGTACAAGGAGGGGGCGGTTTCCATGGAAGAGGCCTTGAACAGCGCCGATTCCCGTGCCAATCTGGAGGCCAAAATCCATTTCGGTTAA
- a CDS encoding diguanylate cyclase codes for MARILVVDDDGQAIEQTARLISNAGHSADFLLESPYLLHKLEASPPDLLLLDVNMPEVDGVTLLKRIRATPHLKEIPIIMITGETDESLIQECFQLGAVDFVNKPIRPLELLSRIRIALETKAHIHAIQAQRNALQRAKSFTDAILNSMDEAICVIDPDSHVVLEANRLFLEQLNLPRHRVVGEKCVTLLADKSRSCPQCPGPGEEACILRTTVDSGASACREFSGHSPQGEPLHTLVQTLPIHDATGRADRIVCLERDITQTREMENRLKHLAFHDPLTHLPNRQLFHDRLHQALAQGRRHAQMVAVMLFDLDHFKNINDTLGHAAGDQLLREVANRLKSCVRESDTVARLGGDEFTAVLTNVSDASQVRKVAKKMLKALGRKFYLTGHKVTVTSSIGVSLYPHDGDEMSDLIDKADKALYQAKSAGRDTVRFFSPPEATP; via the coding sequence ATGGCACGCATCCTGGTGGTGGATGATGATGGTCAGGCCATCGAGCAGACCGCCCGGTTGATTTCCAACGCCGGGCATTCCGCCGACTTTCTGTTGGAATCCCCCTATCTGCTGCACAAACTGGAGGCGTCACCTCCGGATCTGCTGCTTCTGGATGTGAACATGCCGGAGGTGGATGGGGTGACGCTGCTCAAAAGGATCCGGGCCACTCCCCATCTGAAAGAAATTCCTATCATCATGATCACCGGGGAGACCGACGAATCCCTGATTCAGGAGTGTTTTCAGCTCGGCGCCGTGGATTTCGTCAACAAGCCGATCCGGCCTTTGGAGCTGTTGTCCCGCATCCGCATCGCCCTGGAGACCAAAGCCCATATCCATGCCATCCAGGCGCAACGCAACGCCTTGCAACGGGCCAAATCCTTCACCGACGCCATTCTCAACAGCATGGACGAGGCCATTTGCGTCATCGATCCGGATTCCCATGTGGTGCTGGAGGCCAATCGTCTGTTTCTGGAACAGCTCAATCTACCCCGCCATCGGGTGGTGGGGGAAAAATGTGTCACCTTGCTGGCGGACAAAAGCCGTTCCTGTCCCCAGTGCCCCGGTCCCGGTGAGGAGGCGTGCATTCTGCGCACCACCGTCGATTCCGGCGCGTCGGCCTGCCGGGAATTCTCCGGTCACAGCCCCCAGGGAGAACCGCTTCACACCCTGGTCCAGACCCTGCCCATTCACGACGCCACGGGTCGGGCGGATCGCATCGTGTGTCTGGAACGGGACATCACCCAGACCCGTGAAATGGAAAACCGCCTCAAGCATCTGGCCTTCCACGACCCCTTGACCCATCTGCCCAACCGGCAGTTGTTCCACGACCGGTTGCATCAGGCCCTGGCCCAGGGTCGGCGTCATGCCCAGATGGTGGCGGTGATGCTGTTCGATCTGGATCATTTCAAGAACATCAACGACACCTTGGGCCATGCCGCCGGGGATCAGTTGTTGCGGGAGGTGGCCAACCGACTGAAATCCTGCGTGCGGGAAAGCGACACCGTGGCGCGACTGGGGGGGGATGAATTCACGGCAGTCCTGACCAACGTCTCCGACGCCTCCCAGGTGCGCAAGGTGGCCAAGAAAATGCTGAAAGCTCTGGGGAGGAAATTCTATCTGACGGGTCACAAGGTCACGGTCACCTCCTCCATCGGCGTGAGCCTCTACCCCCACGACGGCGACGAGATGTCCGACCTGATCGACAAGGCGGACAAGGCCCTGTATCAGGCCAAGAGCGCCGGTCGGGACACGGTACGCTTTTTCTCTCCGCCGGAGGCAACCCCATGA
- a CDS encoding cation transporter, with protein sequence MTPFKQCQKCVVQAGWTDLAAAIAQAIFRSLLGWLSGSLGLVVQGLYSIGDAVTKSVTLFSIHVAKRPPSKTFPFGFGKVLFISSFAIGVVLIVGGIFLGLTSFTDIVGIQSVPSLMTAVGILLSAAASECMYRFLGCVAKENNNSAIESASMDNRLDAASSIIVLIGIFLSNIGIPSADHMAAFVISLLVIRIGGLIAWDAIKGLLDVTVSQDALSEMARTARMIQGVQEVKLIRGRSLGEYWEIYLHIAIDEKLTIRAGHDLSTLLKERLLTDFPKVQHIWVVTIPSETEEEDGGNYWKEHLFSLPPGGGAPKTPADNP encoded by the coding sequence ATGACCCCATTCAAACAGTGCCAAAAATGTGTGGTGCAGGCCGGATGGACAGACTTGGCCGCCGCGATTGCCCAGGCAATCTTCCGCAGCCTGCTTGGATGGTTGTCCGGCAGTCTGGGATTGGTGGTTCAGGGACTGTATTCCATTGGCGACGCGGTGACCAAAAGCGTCACGCTGTTCAGCATCCATGTGGCCAAACGCCCCCCCAGCAAAACATTCCCCTTTGGCTTTGGAAAAGTCTTGTTCATTTCGTCCTTCGCCATTGGAGTCGTCTTGATCGTGGGGGGCATCTTCCTGGGTTTGACCAGTTTCACCGATATTGTCGGCATCCAATCGGTTCCTTCGTTGATGACGGCGGTGGGTATTCTGTTGTCGGCTGCCGCCAGTGAATGCATGTACCGTTTTCTGGGCTGCGTCGCCAAGGAAAACAACAACTCCGCCATCGAATCCGCCTCGATGGACAATCGCCTGGATGCCGCCTCATCCATCATTGTGTTGATTGGCATTTTTCTATCCAATATCGGCATTCCTTCCGCCGATCATATGGCGGCCTTCGTGATTTCACTGCTGGTCATCCGCATCGGCGGCCTCATTGCCTGGGATGCCATCAAAGGTTTGCTGGATGTCACCGTTTCCCAGGACGCCTTATCGGAAATGGCCCGCACCGCCCGCATGATCCAGGGGGTGCAGGAAGTCAAACTCATCCGGGGTCGCAGTCTTGGCGAATACTGGGAGATCTATCTGCACATCGCCATCGATGAAAAACTCACCATCCGCGCAGGGCACGACCTCTCCACTCTTCTGAAAGAACGACTGCTGACGGACTTTCCCAAGGTTCAACACATCTGGGTTGTCACCATCCCCAGCGAAACGGAAGAGGAAGACGGCGGCAACTACTGGAAAGAACACCTTTTTTCCCTGCCTCCTGGCGGCGGCGCCCCGAAAACACCGGCAGACAATCCATAA
- a CDS encoding CZB domain-containing protein, protein MIDLSRARLVHLKWLFQLEMLLRQESIPQLQTYMTCELGIWLYQEGIKKYSKYPEISFLEKRHKRFHETADLLVSYYKNRNFVEAEVALDELKRDSQDLIFMLTMIEYRILEN, encoded by the coding sequence ATGATCGACCTATCACGAGCCAGACTGGTCCATTTGAAATGGTTGTTCCAGCTTGAAATGTTGTTGCGGCAGGAGTCCATCCCGCAACTGCAGACCTACATGACCTGTGAACTGGGAATCTGGCTTTATCAGGAGGGAATCAAAAAATACAGCAAATATCCAGAAATATCCTTCCTGGAGAAGCGTCACAAGCGGTTTCACGAGACGGCGGATCTGCTGGTCAGTTACTACAAGAACCGCAACTTCGTGGAAGCGGAAGTGGCCCTGGATGAATTGAAACGGGACAGTCAGGATTTGATCTTCATGTTGACGATGATCGAATACCGCATCCTTGAAAACTGA
- a CDS encoding NapC/NirT family cytochrome c: MESGLGGMDKRGRGGKCKSGFWWIFMGGLLVGGIGFLGGHFLLMDGYTNSLEMCISCHEMEGVYKEYQKSIHYKNPSGVRVTCAGCHIPHGKGLVDYKDKMLDKVIVGGRHLYHHLVGTYPDAASFEKSRYRLAQLVTENMRKRDSKECRQCHTYEAMQLADQQRTAANKHERMMQEGTKTCIDCHSGIAHEVPEEPAP; this comes from the coding sequence ATGGAATCGGGCCTGGGCGGGATGGATAAACGTGGTCGTGGTGGCAAGTGCAAGTCCGGATTCTGGTGGATTTTCATGGGTGGTTTGCTGGTGGGGGGGATCGGTTTTCTGGGTGGGCACTTCCTGTTGATGGATGGTTATACCAACAGTCTGGAAATGTGCATCTCCTGCCATGAAATGGAAGGGGTCTACAAGGAATACCAGAAAAGCATCCACTACAAGAATCCCTCCGGGGTTCGGGTGACCTGCGCCGGTTGTCACATTCCCCACGGCAAGGGACTGGTGGACTACAAGGATAAGATGTTGGACAAGGTGATCGTGGGGGGACGGCATCTGTACCACCATCTGGTCGGCACCTATCCGGATGCTGCCTCCTTCGAGAAATCCCGCTACCGGTTGGCGCAGTTGGTCACGGAGAACATGCGGAAACGGGATTCCAAGGAGTGTCGCCAGTGTCACACCTACGAGGCGATGCAACTGGCGGATCAACAACGCACGGCGGCCAACAAACACGAACGGATGATGCAGGAAGGAACCAAAACCTGTATCGATTGTCACAGCGGTATTGCCCACGAGGTGCCTGAAGAACCGGCCCCGTGA
- a CDS encoding PHP domain-containing protein → MVNLVTQEWFYPADRPLAQLPRWEYHVHSDFSDGASSVSKTMAVARAKGIERLIFTEHTEPELVAGPGWFERYARTVRDLRRSEAGGMEVVLGLEVPILDLEGNLLATEEMLTESEFILGAVHAYPGYGWDLSGIDPARAIDLEFRSLLALIDHPRVHAIAHPGGVCSKYVTPFPMALFEEVVIRAKAQGKGLELNPAYHYPMGPFLEICRRHGVLLAPGSNAHHPDEIGLAWKVLRETEVWIQGKARISGKFT, encoded by the coding sequence ATGGTGAATCTGGTGACTCAAGAGTGGTTTTATCCTGCGGATCGTCCCCTGGCGCAGTTGCCCCGTTGGGAATATCACGTGCATTCGGATTTTTCCGACGGTGCGTCGTCGGTGTCGAAGACCATGGCCGTGGCCCGGGCCAAAGGGATCGAACGGTTGATTTTCACCGAACATACCGAACCCGAACTGGTGGCCGGTCCGGGGTGGTTCGAGCGTTATGCCCGCACCGTGCGGGATTTGCGCCGGTCGGAAGCCGGCGGGATGGAGGTGGTGCTGGGACTGGAAGTGCCGATTCTCGATCTGGAGGGCAATCTGTTGGCCACGGAAGAGATGCTGACCGAAAGCGAGTTCATTTTGGGGGCGGTGCATGCCTATCCCGGATATGGCTGGGATCTTTCCGGCATCGATCCGGCCCGCGCCATCGATCTGGAGTTTCGCAGTCTGTTGGCCCTGATCGATCATCCCCGGGTACACGCCATCGCCCACCCGGGGGGAGTGTGCAGCAAATATGTGACCCCGTTTCCCATGGCCTTGTTTGAAGAGGTGGTGATCCGGGCCAAGGCCCAAGGCAAGGGCCTGGAGTTGAATCCCGCCTATCATTATCCCATGGGGCCATTTCTGGAAATCTGTCGTCGTCATGGGGTGCTGCTCGCTCCCGGCTCCAACGCCCATCATCCCGACGAGATCGGATTGGCCTGGAAAGTGCTGCGGGAGACGGAGGTGTGGATACAGGGAAAAGCTCGCATTTCTGGAAAATTCACTTGA
- a CDS encoding nitrate- and nitrite sensing domain-containing protein gives MSLLNRITLRTKIAIMLLLPMVGMIGFGVTGVVDKHRLTQQMDAMTALSGLGVRISELVHEAQKERGMSAGFIGSQGKKFSDQLPKQQQESDVMLKRMRDYLQGFNVQLYGNELNTSLNGALGRLEKLPETRRQILALALPAPEAIGFYTQTITDLLNVVGALPKLSANAELAAITGGYVHFLLAKERSGQERAVLTNTFAKNAFAEGMFPKFIALVTEQNAYLGVFHSLAPASQRDFFKEKMSTPAVAEVEKMRAIAMSKAITGEFGVDPNVWFSTITDKINLLKEVENRLSQDLDSRTTTLATEARTLFWGGMILTSLAVLVSVILGTLIAREIMLQLGGEPSEVAAMVQTIATGQLNVTFDNRAKSGIYAAMETMVQNLQKTIGVLMDVGVNLVNQSNSASAAAQTLSQGATEQAAAIEETSASMEQMAANIQQNTENAQLTETMAGKASVDARESGVAVEQAVGAMRQIASKINIIEEIARQTNLLALNAAIEAARAGEHGKGFAVVAAEVRKLAERSQTAAGEITQLSTTSVQVSEQAGQLLSTLVPDIQKTAQLVQGITTGSEEQAQGAAQVNEAIQQLDQVLQQNAASAEEMSATADDLASQAATLQEALSFFKLS, from the coding sequence ATGTCGTTACTCAATCGAATCACATTGCGCACCAAAATTGCAATCATGCTTTTGTTGCCCATGGTCGGCATGATCGGGTTCGGGGTGACAGGGGTTGTGGACAAACATCGGTTGACGCAGCAAATGGACGCCATGACCGCCCTTTCCGGCCTGGGGGTACGCATCAGCGAACTGGTCCACGAAGCCCAGAAAGAACGCGGCATGAGCGCCGGATTCATCGGCAGTCAGGGCAAAAAATTCTCCGACCAACTGCCCAAACAGCAGCAGGAGAGCGATGTCATGCTCAAGCGCATGCGGGATTATCTGCAAGGATTCAATGTCCAGCTATACGGCAATGAACTCAACACATCCCTCAACGGCGCGCTGGGTCGGCTGGAAAAACTGCCGGAAACCCGACGTCAGATTCTGGCCCTTGCGCTGCCGGCACCGGAAGCCATCGGTTTTTACACCCAGACCATCACCGATCTGCTCAACGTGGTGGGCGCCCTGCCCAAGCTTTCCGCCAACGCGGAACTGGCAGCCATCACCGGCGGTTATGTCCATTTTCTGCTGGCCAAGGAGCGCAGCGGTCAGGAACGGGCTGTCCTGACCAACACCTTTGCCAAAAACGCCTTCGCCGAAGGAATGTTTCCCAAATTCATCGCGCTGGTGACCGAACAAAACGCCTATCTGGGGGTGTTCCACTCCCTGGCTCCGGCCTCCCAGCGCGACTTCTTCAAAGAGAAGATGTCCACTCCGGCGGTGGCCGAAGTGGAAAAAATGCGCGCCATCGCCATGAGCAAAGCCATCACCGGCGAATTCGGAGTCGATCCCAACGTCTGGTTCTCCACCATCACCGACAAGATCAACCTCCTCAAGGAGGTGGAAAACCGCCTCTCCCAGGATCTGGACAGCCGGACCACCACCCTGGCCACCGAGGCCAGAACCCTGTTTTGGGGCGGAATGATCCTCACCTCCCTGGCGGTGCTGGTCAGCGTGATCCTGGGAACCCTGATCGCCCGTGAAATCATGCTGCAACTGGGCGGAGAACCCTCCGAGGTGGCGGCCATGGTCCAGACCATCGCCACCGGTCAGCTCAACGTCACCTTCGACAACCGCGCCAAGAGTGGCATCTACGCCGCCATGGAGACCATGGTGCAGAATCTGCAAAAAACCATCGGTGTCTTGATGGATGTAGGGGTCAATCTGGTCAATCAAAGCAACTCCGCCAGCGCGGCGGCCCAGACCCTCTCCCAGGGGGCCACGGAACAGGCAGCGGCCATCGAGGAGACATCCGCCTCCATGGAACAGATGGCCGCCAATATCCAGCAAAACACCGAAAACGCCCAATTGACCGAAACCATGGCCGGCAAAGCCTCGGTGGATGCCCGGGAGAGCGGTGTGGCCGTGGAGCAGGCCGTGGGGGCGATGCGTCAGATTGCCAGCAAGATCAACATCATCGAAGAGATTGCCCGTCAGACCAACCTGCTGGCCTTGAACGCCGCCATCGAGGCGGCCCGGGCCGGCGAGCATGGCAAGGGATTCGCGGTGGTGGCCGCCGAGGTGCGCAAACTGGCGGAACGCAGTCAAACCGCCGCCGGAGAGATTACCCAACTGTCCACCACCAGCGTGCAGGTGTCGGAACAGGCGGGACAACTGCTCTCGACCCTGGTGCCGGACATCCAGAAAACCGCCCAACTGGTCCAGGGCATCACCACCGGTTCCGAAGAGCAGGCCCAAGGCGCCGCCCAGGTGAACGAGGCGATCCAGCAACTCGACCAGGTGCTGCAACAAAACGCCGCCTCCGCCGAAGAGATGTCCGCCACCGCCGACGATCTCGCCTCCCAGGCTGCGACCTTGCAAGAAGCGCTTTCTTTCTTCAAACTCTCCTGA
- a CDS encoding DUF4337 domain-containing protein: MEIHETHEMVHHAAHGGGHGDGHDDPGLNSRNKRIAILISAIACLLAIVEIGGKSSQNTALTSYIESSNLWAFYQAKTIRMTMTKTSAEMMETIKPLELPPEQAGLWNKQIDTLRATAKRYDSEPETNEGRKELMARAKQAEDKHAHALHAYHLYEYAAAAMQIGIVLASASAATSVLVLAYLAGGLAALGSAIACVAWLAPTALHF, encoded by the coding sequence ATGGAAATCCACGAAACACACGAAATGGTCCATCACGCTGCCCACGGGGGCGGCCATGGCGACGGTCATGACGATCCGGGCCTCAACAGCCGCAACAAACGGATCGCCATTTTGATCAGCGCCATCGCCTGTCTGCTGGCCATCGTGGAAATCGGCGGCAAAAGTTCCCAGAACACCGCATTGACCTCCTACATCGAGTCCTCCAATCTGTGGGCCTTCTACCAGGCCAAAACCATCCGCATGACCATGACCAAAACCTCTGCGGAGATGATGGAGACCATCAAACCTCTGGAACTCCCCCCGGAACAGGCGGGTCTGTGGAACAAACAGATCGATACCCTGCGCGCCACCGCGAAACGCTACGACAGCGAACCGGAAACCAACGAAGGCCGCAAAGAATTGATGGCCCGGGCCAAACAGGCCGAAGACAAACACGCCCACGCCCTCCACGCCTATCACCTCTACGAATACGCCGCGGCGGCCATGCAGATCGGCATCGTGCTGGCATCGGCCTCGGCGGCCACCAGCGTGCTGGTGCTGGCCTATCTGGCCGGCGGGCTGGCGGCTTTGGGATCGGCCATCGCCTGCGTAGCGTGGCTGGCTCCGACGGCCTTGCATTTTTAA
- the lsrF gene encoding 3-hydroxy-5-phosphonooxypentane-2,4-dione thiolase — protein sequence MADTDDLKETHDYHFDIPQRAQPFPLKGCDSLDWGMKNRLSKIFSPTTGRTVMLAVDHGYFMGPTTGLERIDVTINPLLPYADTLMCTRGVLRALTPATFTKGVSLRASGGPSILKELSDERIAVDIEDALRLNVAAMAVQVFVGGEFETQSIHNLTRLVDQGLRYGLPVLGVTAVGKDLARDAKYMRLATRICAELGATFVKTYYVDKGFESVTAACPVPIVIAGGKKQPEADALTMAYNAIQQGAAGVDMGRNIFQSDAPAAMIQAVGKVVHDGFTPREAFAFYQDLKAAR from the coding sequence ATGGCCGATACCGACGATCTGAAAGAGACCCACGACTATCATTTCGACATCCCGCAACGGGCCCAGCCGTTCCCCCTCAAAGGGTGCGACTCCCTGGACTGGGGGATGAAGAACCGGCTTTCCAAAATCTTTTCGCCGACCACGGGCCGCACGGTGATGCTGGCGGTGGATCATGGCTATTTCATGGGACCGACCACGGGACTCGAACGGATCGATGTCACCATCAATCCGTTGCTGCCGTATGCCGACACCCTGATGTGTACCCGTGGCGTGTTGCGCGCCCTGACCCCCGCCACCTTCACCAAAGGGGTGTCGTTGCGGGCCAGCGGCGGTCCCAGCATTCTCAAGGAGCTGTCGGACGAACGGATCGCCGTGGACATCGAAGACGCCTTGCGCCTCAATGTGGCGGCCATGGCGGTGCAGGTGTTTGTCGGAGGCGAATTCGAAACCCAGTCGATCCACAACCTGACCCGTCTGGTGGACCAGGGTTTGCGCTACGGACTGCCGGTTCTGGGGGTCACCGCCGTGGGCAAGGATCTGGCCCGGGATGCCAAATACATGCGTCTGGCCACCCGCATCTGCGCCGAACTCGGAGCCACCTTCGTCAAGACCTATTACGTGGACAAGGGCTTCGAGAGCGTCACCGCCGCCTGTCCGGTGCCCATCGTGATCGCCGGCGGCAAGAAACAACCCGAAGCCGATGCCCTGACCATGGCCTACAACGCCATCCAGCAAGGCGCGGCGGGGGTGGACATGGGCCGCAACATCTTCCAATCCGACGCGCCGGCGGCCATGATCCAGGCCGTGGGCAAAGTGGTCCACGACGGCTTCACGCCCCGGGAGGCGTTCGCGTTCTATCAAGACCTCAAAGCCGCCCGCTGA